In Thermodesulfobacteriota bacterium, the genomic stretch TGTCGGTCAATACCTTCTGGACCGGGCTGAAGTCGTTCGGGACGACACAGCATATGACGCCGCCCTTTGAAAGGAGCCCTGCCGCTTCCATAAGGAGCGCGTCGGGCTCCGGCACGTGCTCAAGCACCTCCGAGAGGTGGAGCGCGTCGAACTTCCTCTTGATGCCTGAGGCCGTCTCCTTATTGAAAAAGCCGTTTATGACTTCGACGCCGAGCGTCATTGCGTGGGCCGAGGCCTGCCTTGACGGCTCTATTCCCAGGCCGCTCCAGCCACGCTCCATGCCCCTTTTGAGGAAATATCCGGGGCCTGAGCCGATGTCGAGTATCGAGCGCCGCCCGTCCTTGAGCCTCGATTCGAGAAAATCCAACCTCTCGTCGTAGACAGACCTCCACCAGTCAAGGTCCTCTATGACGCGCTCGATGAATAGAGGCTTTTCGTCCCTGTAATATTCCTCGGCGTAGACACTCTGAAGCTCGGCGGGCCCTGGCACAGGGTCCATGTGTATGAAGCCGCACTCAATGCAGTCGATTATCCCGTAGCCGTTCGCGTTCCCGACGACGCTCCCGGCGTGCTTTATCCCGGCCATCCGTCCCTCCCCGCTTCCCGGGCCCCATCGAGGAGCGACCTTATAAGCGACGCTATCCGGAAAGCTCCCTTCCCGTCGGTAAGGCTCATGGCCTTCGCGGACATTTCCTCCCACTCCCGCCTGTTAGTTTTGAAAAAATCGATTGCCCCGGCTATGCTGGACGCGCTTACTTCCGTCTGGCAGCCTAGGCTCCTGGATATGCCGAGCCTTTCGACTGCGGCGAGGTCCTCCCTGTCGCTCTCGTAATTGCCGATAAGGACCGAGGGCACGCCCATGTACGCAAGCTCGAATACGGTCGTGCCCATTGCCGTGAAGGCCAAGTGGGTTTCCTTCATAAGCGGGGCCAGGTCCTTGACGTTATGGACGAACCTGAACCTACCGCCGCAGCCGGCCATGAATTCCTCGAGGGCGCCTCCGGTCCTGAAGGCCGGCCCTATGACTGCGGTGACCTCTATGTCCCTTACATCGTAGAGGCCCTTGAGCGCGAGCCCGGTCAGGTTGAAAGGGTCCGAGCCGCCCATTGTGACGAGCACCTTCAGCGGCATGGAGTGGCCTGGCCGCTTCCCGTCCCGCGCCCGCCTGAAGTTCTCGCCGATGATTATGTATTCGTTGCCGGAAACGAGGTTGCCGTTCACCCCTCCCCTGTAA encodes the following:
- a CDS encoding class I SAM-dependent methyltransferase, yielding MAGIKHAGSVVGNANGYGIIDCIECGFIHMDPVPGPAELQSVYAEEYYRDEKPLFIERVIEDLDWWRSVYDERLDFLESRLKDGRRSILDIGSGPGYFLKRGMERGWSGLGIEPSRQASAHAMTLGVEVINGFFNKETASGIKRKFDALHLSEVLEHVPEPDALLMEAAGLLSKGGVICCVVPNDFSPVQKVLTDRLGFGQYWLAPPHHVNYFSFESLSALLERSGFRVVGRTSMFPIDLFLLMGDNYVGNDSLGRECHARRKRLDLLLNEPGLAGFKKEMYELMARHGIGREMVIYGVRE